TGTTCCGTTCAGGAACAGATTTAAACTAATTCTAACTTATTTTCCGTTCCCTACGCGGGTATTATCCCAACAGGTTCAAGGGGTCTTCCGAACACTTTCGGAACTCTCAGCTCTACGCTCCCCCAGATTTTCCATTGTAACTCTTTTACGTCTGGATTACAATATTAACTAATTTTCCAGGAACTACAAATATCTTCCGAATTGTTTTATTGGCTATAATTTCTTTTATACACTGATTATCCAGAGCAAGTTTTTTGATTTCTTCTTCGCTGAGATTCGTGCTTATTTGCATTCTGCTTTTTATCTTCCCATTGATCTGCACAACGATCTCAATTTCATCAACTTTTATTGCACCCTCATTATACTCAGGCCACTTCTGCTTGTGGATACTATTCTGATGCCCCATAACATGCCACAGTTCCTCTGATAGAAAAGGAGTAATGGGAGATAATAATCTTAGCAATGTTTCCAAAGCCCATGTCCACAGCTTAGAGGATGTAACTTCTTTATCCTTTTTAATCTCATATAAATAGTTGATATACTCCATTAAAGCAGCAACAGCAGTATTAAACTGAAGACGTTCAATATCAGCGGTAAACCTCTTGATCGTCTTGTGTATCCACATGTTTAATGTTTTATCTTTCTTGTTATCCCTTCTTTGTGCCTCTGTGCCTTTGTGCCTTTGTGCTTCAAGCACGATATCCCATACTCTGTTAAGAAAACGAGATACTCCCTTTATTCCCCTTTGTTCCCATTTTACTTCCTGGTCAAATGGACCCATGAACAGAATATACGCTCTGAGAGCATCTGTTCCAAATTCTTCTGCCACACTGTCCGGAGTTATAACATTGCCCTTTGACTTTGACATCTTCTGATTATCATAGGAAAGCATCATCCCCTGATTTTTTAAGACTTTAAACGGCTCATCAAATTCTATCAAACCCTCGTCATACATCACTTTTGTCCAGAATCGCGCATATAGAAGATGCATAACTGCATGCTCTGCGCCGCCAACATATAGGTCTACAGGCAGCCAATACTTGACCTTTTCTTTATCAAAAGGAGCTCTTGAAGAATCCGGATTTGGAAATCGCAGAAAATACCATGAAGAACACGCAAAGCCGTCCATTGTATCAGTTTCTCTTTGCGCAGGCCCTCCGCACTTTGGGCATTTAGTATTTACAAAATCATCTGCCTTTGCCAGAGGCGAACGTCCTGTGCCTGTTGGCTGAAAATCCTCAATCTCCGGGAGCAATACAGGGAGTTCATTCTCCGGCACAGGGACTATGCCGCATTTTTTACACTGAACTATGGGGATAGGCGCTCCCCAATATCTTTGACGGGATATGAGCCAGTCTCTGAACCTGTACGAAATTTTTTTACCGCCAAATCCGTGTTCTTTAGCAAATTCACTAAGCTTTTCAAGCCCCTCTTCTGATGATAAACCATTAAACTGATCTGAATTTATCATTATTCCATATTCAACATATGCATCCCCTAACACATGTTCTTTCCCATCAGGGCTTATAACCTCTTTAATGGGAATATTATATTTTTTAGCAAAAGCAAAGTCTCTCTTGTCATGCGCAGGTACTGCCATTACTGCGCCAGTCCCATAGGAAAGAAGAACATAATCCCCGATCCAGATAGGTATTTTATCTTTATTGAATGGATTTTCTGCATACGAGCCTGTAAAAATGCCTGTCTTTTCCTTCTCTGTAGATAGACGTTCTATCTCACTCTCTCTGCGCGATTTTTCAACATATGCTTCAACCTTGTTTTTTTGTTCGGATGTAGTTAGCTTTTCTACAAGAGGATGTTCCGGAGCAAGCGTCATAAATGTAGCGCCATATATGGTATCAACCCTTGTTGTAAAAATAGGAATATTATGTTTGTTTCCACCGGTATCAACAGTCTTGAATATTATTTCCGTCCCTTCACTGCGGCCAATCCAGTTGCACTGCATCATTTTTATAGATTCAGGCCAGTCAACATTGTCCAGATCATTAATAAGACGGTCTGCATAATCTGTTATTTTAAAATACCACTGCTTTAGGGCCTTTCTTGTAACATCCGAATTACAACGCCAGCATTTTCCTGCTTCTACCTGTTCATTTGCCAGGATTGTTTTGCATGAGGGGCACCACCACTGGGACCCCATAGCCTGATATGCAAGCCCTCTTTTGAAAAGCAGTAAGAAAAACCACTGTGTCCAGCGATAATAGGCAGGATCCGTAGAATTGATTTCCTTTGTCCAATCATAGCTTGCTTCAATCAGATTAAATTGGCGTTTATAGTTTGCTGCATTTTGAGCAGTAGTTTTTGCCGGATGCATCTTCATCTTTAACGCATAGTTTTCTGCCGGAAGGCCAAAACCATCCCATCCCATTGGATGCAGCACATTATATCCTTGCATTCTTTTTAGTCTGGTTACAACATCTGACGGGATATAATTGCGGCAATGCCCAACACTCAGACCATCACCAGAAGGATAAGGGAAAAAGTCCAGACAGTAAAACTTTGGCTTATCTTTATCTCTACCTGTGGCATACAAATTCATCTCCTGCCACACAGTCCGCCACTTTTTTTCTATTTCCTTAAATGGATACATATCAACAGCTAATTATTAATTTTAAATTCTTAATTTTTAATTGATTTGGAACTAGAATTAAGTATATTGTCAGAAGCCGAAAAGGTCAAGCGGAGTTTTGCCAGCAAAAGACATCGCAATGTCAACGCAGTTCCTTCTTGAGTTCATGCTTTCCGGCTGGAGTAAGGCGTCTGGTTTTTTCTCCGTATTTCACATGCACACGCCGTCCGTCATAGTCTATTGAGATATTGGAGTTGGGGGAGGTCTTTCCATAATTCAAACTTACTTCTCGAGCAGCAATAGTCCTGCCGCAAGTATATACACCGCCGTAGCTCAAGTGAAGCACACCGATATCTGCTGACGACTTTGTCCCGCCATAAACTTCACACCAGCTCCCTCCTCCGTCTTTTATGAAAGGGAGACCTCCGTCATGGGCTTGAGGAAACCGAAGCCGTCCAATCTTCGTCCACTTCTTTTTTTGATGGTCGCATATACGCATCTCGTACCATGTACCGGCCTCGTCCGTATTTCGCATCATCAAATGAACTGTATATGTTCCCTTGCCCCACTTATACGGATAACGAATGCCGACAAAATCACCCTCATAACCTGCTGACTCTATCCATCCGCCTTTCTGAACCCAGGCGTTTGCTTTGTCGCGCGTTCCCCAACGAGACCATACAAACTTCGTCTCCAACCGTACATTCTTATTGAATGAGTATTGAAATCCAAAGTACTGACCTGTTTTCCCTATATGAAAATCGTACAACTGAATGTATACAGCTGCTGGGGGCTGTGGCTTGGTATGAAATGTGATGTCAATAGACAGATCGATCAGTTTTTCAAGTCCTAGCTTCCAATTAACATACGTCATGCCTCCATGACCTCGTCCGGTTTCCGGCAGTTTACATTTGCTGATATCAAACGGATACATCAGCGTTTTTGGTGCCACTGCCTTGGGATAATGTGGATACACCGTCCCTTTCGCACCAAGCATCTGCTTGACACGCTGACTGATAGTAGATGGCCATTGCCATAGAGCCGGATTTCCCTTTGGGATGGGCAGACTGGCAAAATAAGCTGCTCGCTTCTGGACATCTGAAGATTTATCTGCATGAGCTGATGGCACCAAAGCCACGACGAGCATCAGACCTAGAACAATCTTTTTCATGCCTCATCCTCTATTCTTTAGACAGCGAACAACTAATACACAAACTTATATTATTAAAATTATCTTCTAAATTTTATCATGCTTTTCTGGACAAAAAAAGCACATTATGAATTTCGATAATGCCAAAACTGAAATAATAGAATAATAATACAAACAAAGCCCGGCAGGTTAGCGCTAAAAATAAACCAATCCTTTGGGGTTTTAACCCATGCATAAACTGACCATAGAAAAAGCGTTAAGCTCATAAATGATATCATAAACAGGGATAGACCTGATGTGGATTTCCTTTTATAGTTTTTGTATACCTGGACAGGTATCCCAAAACAGGTGTACGTAATTGTTGCAACTAACGCAAGCCAACCAACAATTTTATAGATTTCCATTATGTTTCTATCTCATGCGACGGACTTACAGGCACTTTTAGAAGTCTATCTGTGATTGTATATTTAGGCTGAAACATAATAGACGTATAATAGACGATTTATAGACAATTATCAATTTCTGTTTTTCGCAGAGATTGCTTCGTCTGGAGATGTATTTTTGGTTTTTCTTGTATTTTAAATTCAATTTATATAAAGTATTGATATGGATAACCGTACAGCGCTTCTAATTTTGAATTTAATTCCAGGATTAGGGCCAATTGGCATACAAAACTTGATAGATAAACTTAGAGATACACAATATCGCAAAAAGATGAGGGAAAACAATGTCTAGCGAAAGAATTTTAACAGTTGAAGATGATAAGCATATTTTAAAGCTTGTTAAATATAATCTAGAAAAAGCAGGTTTCCAATGTACTGTTACAATAACAGGGGAAGAAGCCTTAGAGATTTTGGATAAAGAGCCTGTTGATTTAATTATATTGGATATAATGCTTCCTGAAATGGATGGACTTCAGGTCTGCAAACAGATAAAACAGGACAAAAAACTTTCCGCTATTCCAATAATAATGTTAACAGCGAAAGGTGAAGAAGTAGATAGAATTGTCGGATTTGAGCTGGGCGCTGACGATTACGTCGTTAAACCGTTTAGCCCGCGAGAACTAGTTTTGAGGGTGAAAGCAATCTTAAAACGCAGGAAATCTCCAGAAGCTGCCAAGGATATTTTGGATGCTGGTAAACTTATAGTAGATATTACCCGTCACAAAGTAACTGTTGATAAAAAGGAAATAGAATTAACTCTAATGGAATTTAAGCTCTTAGTCACACTTATGCAGAGAAAAGGCAAAGCTCAATCAAGGGATAAATTGTTAGAAGATATATGGGATATAGCCGCTGATGTTACTACCCGTACCATAGATACTCATATCAAACGTTTGAGACAGAAATTAGGAAAAGCAGGAAAATCCATTGAGACGATAAGAGGAATTGGTTATAGATTCAGTGAAGAGGAATTATAAGTTTGAGAATAAATATCCATTATAAGATTACGCTCCTCTTTGTAATGATTATTGCTGTCATGCTTTTTGGAATCTATCTTTATCTTAACAAAAGCCTACGCAAGTACTCCTACCAGCGTATTGAAACAAACCTAATAAAGCAAACATCATTTGCTAAATCATACATTGAAGAAAATTTTACTAAGAAAATTCAATCTTATGAATTAGATAAAATAGCTGATAAGATTGGCAGGGACTTAGGTTTGCGCGTTACTATTATTGGTATTGATGGCACAGTCTTTGGCGATTCAGAGCTAGACGGGAAAAAACTTATTGAGGTTGAAAATCATCTTTATAGACCTGAAGTCCAACAGGCGCTTAAGGGGTTTTCAGCAGCCAAGTCCGGAATTGGGAAAAGCAGACGTTTTAGCGCCACGATAAAAAAGGATATGCTTTACATTGCTTCTGTTTTTGGCAAAGAAAAGCTACAAGGTGTAGTAAGATTGTCAATGCCGCTTTCCGAAATTGAATTAATATCAAGCCACTTAAGGGAAACGTTAATTCTTTCTCTTTTCCTTGCGTTCATTCTGGCAGTTATTGTTAGTTTTGCCGCCTCATTATTTATATCAAAACCGACAAAAGAAATGTCTTTGGCAGCTAAAGCAGTAGCTGATGGTGATTTCTCTAAAAGGATTTCAATCTCAACAAAAGATGAAATAGGAGATCTTGCAAAGGCATTTAATTTCATGTCTCGTCAAATTAAAACGCGGATTGAAGAGGTTACTACGAATAAATCCCGATTGGAAGCGGTGCTTTTGAGCATGTCTGAAGGAGTAATGGTTGTTGATATAAAAGGAGCAATCTTATTGATGAATCAATCCCTTAAAGATTTTTTGCTTGTAAAAGGAGACCCTGTAGGTAAAAAACCTCTTGAAATAGTACGTAACATTGAGATTCAGGAAATTGCAGATAACAGCTTAAGATTAAAGCGTGGGGTTGAATCTCGCGAAATATCTGTTTTCCTCCCAGAGGAGAAAATTCTATTACTACACGCAACACCAATTATTCGAGATAGCAAAATAGAAGGTGCTGTTTTTGTATTTCACGATATAACAGAACTGAGACATCTTGAAAGAATTCGCCGGGAGTTTGTAGCCAATGTTTCTCATGAACTAAGAACACCTGTATCGAGCATTAAAGGTTATGCTGAAACCTTGCTGGAAGGAGCAATGGATGACAAAGAGAATGCCATGGATTTCTTGAAAATAATTCATTCCGATTCTGAGCGACTGGCAAGATTGATTGATGACCTTCTGGACTTATCTAAAATAGAATCAGACAAGCTTAAATCGACTTTAAAGCAATGCGCTATTGAACCTATCATCAAAAGAGTGGTTTTCAGCTTAAATAAACAGGCAAAAGATAAATCAATTAAAATTCAGACAGATATTCCTAAAGATATATCTGATGTTTTAGCTGATGAAGCAAGAATTGCTCAAGTTCTGTTGAACCTCATAGATAATGCCGTAAAATATACTCAAGAAGGAGACGAAGTTACTATATCTGCTAAAGAGAAGGATGGGTTTGTTCAAGTTGATGTCACTGATACAGGTATTGGTATTCCAGAAAAAGACATTTCTCGACTCTTTGAACGCTTTTACCGTGCAGATAAAGCTCGTTCCCGCGAATTGGGCGGAACTGGTTTAGGGCTTTCAATTGTTAAGCATATTGTTCAGGCCCATAACGGGCAGGTTTCCGTTCAAAGCGTATTAGGTAAAGGCTCCACTTTTAGCTTTACTATTGCAAAAGTTAAAAAGAATGGCAAGAAATTTACTAAAATTTAACTTTCCTGTAACGTTACTGTAACAATTCCAGAGTATATTTGTAACTGGATGAAAGCAAATAGAACCAACATGAGAGGAGAGGTATGAACAAAGGGGAAAAAGAGCAAATTCGTAAAAAGAAGATTGTTCACATATCAGATCTGCATTTAGGTTCCGCTCAATTTCTGCCAGCGGTGCTGGAGGATGCTATGAATGAGATAAAATCTCTTAGCCCTGATATTGTAATCGTGACAGGTGACTTGACATCGGAAGGTTATCCATTTCAGTTTGAGAACGCAAAAGAATATCTTAAGAAAATCTCGGATACAAAAGTTCTTATCGTTCCAGGCAATCATGACTCTTACAATGTTGGCTATCTGCATTTCGAAAAAATATTCGGATATCGTTATGTCACACTCCATTATGATGGAATTACTATTTTAGGAATGGATTCCAGTGAGCCTGATTTGGACGACGGGCATATCGGTCGTGAACACTATAAGGAGATTGAATTTACATTTAAAGAAAATCCCGGCAATTTCAAAATCTTTTTTCTTCATCACCATCTTTTACCTGTTCCTCTAACTGGCAGGGAGAAAAACATCCTTGTTGATGCAGGAGATGTTCTTGAACTATTGATTAGGTCGGGAGTTAATCTTGTCCTTAGTGGTCACCGACATGTCCCGCATCTGTGGAAATTGAATAATATGTACCTGCTTAATGCAGGAACTGTTTCCACAAACCGTCTGCGAGGCAGCTCAAAACCTTCATACAATATTATTGAAATTGGCAGGAATCTAGTTATTAAACGAAAATATGTGGGAGCGGAAGATGATTACATTCTTGACGTACCTCTTGAGACTTAACAAAATTTATAAGGTGTACTAATGCCAAAACTTAATAAAACAGGTTCAATGATGACAAAGAGCGTTGTTACCATAAGTCCTGACAGCAATGTTATAGAGGCGGTTAAGTTAATGCGGGACAATAGACTAACCTATATCGTTGTTGTAAGCAGTAATTTACCTGTTGGAATAATTACGGAACAGGATATTGTGAAGATGGTGGCGAATGGGGAAAGCTTTAAGAAGCCAGTTTCAGAAACAATGTCGCATCCTCTTATAACAGCAAGCCCAGGAACATTGTTAAAAAAAGCTTTGAATATTATGAGAACCAATCATATTCGCCGTCTGCCGATCATTAAGAACGGATATTTAGTGGGACTTGTGACTGAGACACATTTAT
The window above is part of the bacterium genome. Proteins encoded here:
- the leuS gene encoding leucine--tRNA ligase, yielding MYPFKEIEKKWRTVWQEMNLYATGRDKDKPKFYCLDFFPYPSGDGLSVGHCRNYIPSDVVTRLKRMQGYNVLHPMGWDGFGLPAENYALKMKMHPAKTTAQNAANYKRQFNLIEASYDWTKEINSTDPAYYRWTQWFFLLLFKRGLAYQAMGSQWWCPSCKTILANEQVEAGKCWRCNSDVTRKALKQWYFKITDYADRLINDLDNVDWPESIKMMQCNWIGRSEGTEIIFKTVDTGGNKHNIPIFTTRVDTIYGATFMTLAPEHPLVEKLTTSEQKNKVEAYVEKSRRESEIERLSTEKEKTGIFTGSYAENPFNKDKIPIWIGDYVLLSYGTGAVMAVPAHDKRDFAFAKKYNIPIKEVISPDGKEHVLGDAYVEYGIMINSDQFNGLSSEEGLEKLSEFAKEHGFGGKKISYRFRDWLISRQRYWGAPIPIVQCKKCGIVPVPENELPVLLPEIEDFQPTGTGRSPLAKADDFVNTKCPKCGGPAQRETDTMDGFACSSWYFLRFPNPDSSRAPFDKEKVKYWLPVDLYVGGAEHAVMHLLYARFWTKVMYDEGLIEFDEPFKVLKNQGMMLSYDNQKMSKSKGNVITPDSVAEEFGTDALRAYILFMGPFDQEVKWEQRGIKGVSRFLNRVWDIVLEAQRHKGTEAQRRDNKKDKTLNMWIHKTIKRFTADIERLQFNTAVAALMEYINYLYEIKKDKEVTSSKLWTWALETLLRLLSPITPFLSEELWHVMGHQNSIHKQKWPEYNEGAIKVDEIEIVVQINGKIKSRMQISTNLSEEEIKKLALDNQCIKEIIANKTIRKIFVVPGKLVNIVIQT
- a CDS encoding SemiSWEET family transporter; translation: MEIYKIVGWLALVATITYTCFGIPVQVYKNYKRKSTSGLSLFMISFMSLTLFLWSVYAWVKTPKDWFIFSANLPGFVCIIILLFQFWHYRNS
- a CDS encoding response regulator transcription factor: MSSERILTVEDDKHILKLVKYNLEKAGFQCTVTITGEEALEILDKEPVDLIILDIMLPEMDGLQVCKQIKQDKKLSAIPIIMLTAKGEEVDRIVGFELGADDYVVKPFSPRELVLRVKAILKRRKSPEAAKDILDAGKLIVDITRHKVTVDKKEIELTLMEFKLLVTLMQRKGKAQSRDKLLEDIWDIAADVTTRTIDTHIKRLRQKLGKAGKSIETIRGIGYRFSEEEL
- a CDS encoding ATP-binding protein: MRINIHYKITLLFVMIIAVMLFGIYLYLNKSLRKYSYQRIETNLIKQTSFAKSYIEENFTKKIQSYELDKIADKIGRDLGLRVTIIGIDGTVFGDSELDGKKLIEVENHLYRPEVQQALKGFSAAKSGIGKSRRFSATIKKDMLYIASVFGKEKLQGVVRLSMPLSEIELISSHLRETLILSLFLAFILAVIVSFAASLFISKPTKEMSLAAKAVADGDFSKRISISTKDEIGDLAKAFNFMSRQIKTRIEEVTTNKSRLEAVLLSMSEGVMVVDIKGAILLMNQSLKDFLLVKGDPVGKKPLEIVRNIEIQEIADNSLRLKRGVESREISVFLPEEKILLLHATPIIRDSKIEGAVFVFHDITELRHLERIRREFVANVSHELRTPVSSIKGYAETLLEGAMDDKENAMDFLKIIHSDSERLARLIDDLLDLSKIESDKLKSTLKQCAIEPIIKRVVFSLNKQAKDKSIKIQTDIPKDISDVLADEARIAQVLLNLIDNAVKYTQEGDEVTISAKEKDGFVQVDVTDTGIGIPEKDISRLFERFYRADKARSRELGGTGLGLSIVKHIVQAHNGQVSVQSVLGKGSTFSFTIAKVKKNGKKFTKI
- a CDS encoding metallophosphoesterase; translated protein: MNKGEKEQIRKKKIVHISDLHLGSAQFLPAVLEDAMNEIKSLSPDIVIVTGDLTSEGYPFQFENAKEYLKKISDTKVLIVPGNHDSYNVGYLHFEKIFGYRYVTLHYDGITILGMDSSEPDLDDGHIGREHYKEIEFTFKENPGNFKIFFLHHHLLPVPLTGREKNILVDAGDVLELLIRSGVNLVLSGHRHVPHLWKLNNMYLLNAGTVSTNRLRGSSKPSYNIIEIGRNLVIKRKYVGAEDDYILDVPLET